The Bacillota bacterium genomic interval TGACAAAGGTGGTCCGGTCCTTGGTCAATTTATCCAAGGCGTCTTGGATCAGGAGCTCCGTCTCCGTGTCAATGTTTGCGGTGGCCTCATCGAGTACCAAGATCGCTGGGTCGAAGGCCAGAGCCCGGGCAAAGGCCAAAAGCTGCCTTTGACCCATGGAGAGGGTGGATCCCCGCTCCATTACCGGCTCGTCGTATCCGCCGGGCAGGCGGGAAATGAACTTATCGGCATTGACATACTCCGCTACCCGCTTCACTGTCTCGTCGGAGATATCGGTGTTGTTGAGGCGGATATTGGAGCGAATGTCGCCACTGAAGAGGAAGACATCCTGCAGTACCGTGGCGATGTTGCGCCGCAGATCCTCGGTTCGAACCTGGCGGATGTCGATACCGTCGATGAGGATTTCTCCCTTTTGAATATCGTAGAACCTATTCAACAAACTGATAATCGAAGTCTTTCCTGCCCCGGTGGCGCCGACAAAGGCCACCGTTTCACCGGGCTCCACCGAGAAGTTAACATCCTTGAGTACCCATTCTCCCGGCTCATAGGCAAACCAGACGTTCTTAAACTCCACCTTCCCTCGGACCTTGGGCAGGGGAAGGGGCTCACTGGGCTCGGGGATTACGTCTTGAGTATCCAAGAGGTGGAAGATCCGCTCCGAGGAAGCCATGGCCGACTGGAGGATGTTGTATTTGTCTGTCAAGGCGTTGATGGGACGAAACAGCTGACCGACGTAGTTAATAAAGGCGTAGAGGACACCAAATTCCAAGTTGCCCTGAAGCACCTGTTGCCCGCCAAACCACACCAACAGGACAGTGCCCACGGAGCCTAGGAACTCCATCAGGGGACGGAATATCGCAAAGATGGTTAGCTCCTTCATTGTACTGTCCCGATAACTGGCGTTGATCTCGTCAAATTGCCGGGTTTTCTTCTCCTCCTGGGCAAAGATCTGAATCACTTTCATACCGGAGAAGTTTTCCGCCAAGGTAGAGTTGATCCGAGCCAGTTTCAGCCGCACCTCTCGGTAGGCTGCCCGCACCTTGGTTCGAAAGACAATACTGATGGCCACAATTACCGGCAGCAGGACAAATACGATTAATGCCAATCGCCAGTTGAGGTGCAGCATTACCAGGACGACGCCCAAGAGGGTGAAGATGTCCCGGAAAATATTGACCAGTACATCGCTGTACATTTCATTGAGGGTTTCGGTGTCATTGGTAACCCTGGTTACCAGACGACCTACAGGGTTCTTGTCAAAAAAGGAAATCGACAGTCCTTCCAAGTGAGTAAAGAGGTCTTGCCTAATGTTGAAAATAATCTTCTGTCCCGTGTAGGCCATCAGATTGGCCTGCAGGTAGTTAAGGATAAATCCCAGGACGACAATTGCCAGAAAGATAATCCCCACTTTGATAATCGCAGCTAAGTCCTTGGTCCGAAGCTGCTTTAAATCCGAGGAATCCAGGATTTCCGCCGGGTATTCGGCATACTCCTGATCCGGCGGGGTGACAATCACCCAGCCATCATCCCGTGGTTCAGCCCTGAGGCTTCTAGTATCCCCATGCCAGCCAGTCATCAGCCAGAACTTACCCTTGTCTTCAACTATCTGGTATGAAGTTCCCCGTTGGGCAGTAAGGGGATCGAGGGTGTCGGCAACAAAAAAGACTTGACCGGCAAATTCTACCCCACCCT includes:
- a CDS encoding ABC transporter ATP-binding protein, which codes for MADFREEDILGKAYDSRLMRRLLSYARPYWYLFVLSILLVLFVTGTDLVRPYLIKVVIDDYITAYDRHLVALPTSEAPEGGVEFAGQVFFVADTLDPLTAQRGTSYQIVEDKGKFWLMTGWHGDTRSLRAEPRDDGWVIVTPPDQEYAEYPAEILDSSDLKQLRTKDLAAIIKVGIIFLAIVVLGFILNYLQANLMAYTGQKIIFNIRQDLFTHLEGLSISFFDKNPVGRLVTRVTNDTETLNEMYSDVLVNIFRDIFTLLGVVLVMLHLNWRLALIVFVLLPVIVAISIVFRTKVRAAYREVRLKLARINSTLAENFSGMKVIQIFAQEEKKTRQFDEINASYRDSTMKELTIFAIFRPLMEFLGSVGTVLLVWFGGQQVLQGNLEFGVLYAFINYVGQLFRPINALTDKYNILQSAMASSERIFHLLDTQDVIPEPSEPLPLPKVRGKVEFKNVWFAYEPGEWVLKDVNFSVEPGETVAFVGATGAGKTSIISLLNRFYDIQKGEILIDGIDIRQVRTEDLRRNIATVLQDVFLFSGDIRSNIRLNNTDISDETVKRVAEYVNADKFISRLPGGYDEPVMERGSTLSMGQRQLLAFARALAFDPAILVLDEATANIDTETELLIQDALDKLTKDRTTFVIAHRLSTIQKADKIIVLHKGVIREQGTHQELLRQRGLYYTLYQLQYKEQLGSQPEVSADNSVAT